The following proteins are co-located in the Leptospira selangorensis genome:
- a CDS encoding CheR family methyltransferase — MAAKDSTEIEIDLLLEALYQKYGYDFRQYSDAHIKRRITNRMVLSGYNTVSEMQFQLLHNESFANDLLHDLSITVTEMFRDPNFYRSVREKIIPILKTYPFIKIWHAGCSTGEEAYSMAILLTEEGLMERATIYATDFNQRALDDAKQGIFSNNLIKEYTFNYQASGGRASFSDYYTADENMAIMNKNLKKNIVWANHNLVTDSVFAEVHMILCRNVLIYFKRELQNKVHRMFYESLINGGVLCLGSKEGMYFSELKDVYQELDPRQKIFKKKY; from the coding sequence ATGGCAGCTAAGGATAGTACTGAGATAGAGATCGATTTATTATTGGAGGCTCTCTATCAGAAATACGGGTACGACTTTAGGCAATATTCAGATGCTCATATAAAACGCAGGATCACGAATCGGATGGTATTATCAGGATATAATACGGTTTCGGAGATGCAGTTTCAACTTCTACACAATGAGAGTTTTGCGAACGATCTTTTGCATGATCTGTCCATTACAGTGACGGAGATGTTCCGAGATCCGAATTTTTATAGATCCGTTCGTGAAAAGATCATCCCCATCTTAAAAACATATCCTTTCATAAAGATCTGGCATGCAGGCTGTTCCACTGGCGAAGAAGCATATTCCATGGCGATCCTTCTGACGGAAGAGGGGCTTATGGAGAGAGCAACGATTTACGCGACCGATTTCAATCAGAGAGCTTTAGACGATGCTAAACAAGGTATATTTTCGAATAATCTAATAAAGGAATATACTTTCAATTACCAAGCTTCGGGGGGAAGGGCGTCTTTTTCGGATTATTATACCGCCGACGAGAATATGGCGATCATGAATAAAAATCTCAAAAAAAATATAGTCTGGGCAAATCATAATCTGGTCACAGATAGCGTGTTTGCCGAGGTTCATATGATATTGTGTAGGAATGTGCTTATATATTTTAAAAGAGAACTTCAGAATAAGGTGCATCGTATGTTTTATGAAAGTTTGATTAATGGTGGAGTTCTTTGTTTGGGTTCTAAGGAAGGGATGTATTTCAGCGAACTGAAAGATGTATACCAAGAGTTGGACCCAAGGCAGAAAATATTTAAGAAGAAGTATTAA
- a CDS encoding chemotaxis protein CheB, whose protein sequence is MRYGAIVIGVSSGGLNALGKILPSLPQNYPIPIVIVQHVSPRSDGYWVESMDKVCKLFVKEADEKESIERGTIYLAPANYHLLVEQDRTFSLSTEAKVNFARPSIDVLFESAAEVYGKELIGLILTGSNSDGALGLKKIKEEGGLTIVQDPETAESSAMPAHAISTTSVDYILPLEEIQKLLIKLSESD, encoded by the coding sequence ATGCGATACGGTGCAATTGTAATCGGAGTTTCTTCTGGAGGATTGAATGCTCTTGGGAAAATTCTACCATCTTTGCCTCAGAATTATCCTATCCCGATAGTGATCGTACAACATGTTAGCCCCCGTTCGGATGGATATTGGGTAGAGAGTATGGATAAGGTCTGCAAATTATTCGTGAAAGAAGCAGACGAAAAGGAAAGTATCGAAAGAGGGACTATTTATTTGGCTCCCGCAAATTATCATTTATTAGTAGAACAAGATAGAACATTCTCCCTAAGTACTGAAGCAAAGGTGAATTTTGCAAGACCATCCATAGATGTACTTTTTGAATCTGCTGCGGAAGTTTATGGAAAAGAATTGATCGGGCTTATTTTGACAGGCTCCAATTCCGATGGTGCCTTGGGTCTGAAAAAAATAAAAGAAGAAGGTGGACTGACGATCGTACAAGACCCTGAAACCGCAGAATCATCCGCTATGCCCGCACATGCGATCTCCACTACTTCCGTGGATTATATTCTTCCTTTGGAAGAGATACAGAAATTATTAATCAAATTAAGCGAGAGTGATTGA
- a CDS encoding response regulator: MDFKNLTIRARLSLGFSVLLAIFAGTSVFVINQFSESNNRLVRIVDGSAKRVNLSNEIMIALLDSTRHEKNIIIERRNAEMLYFKDRFQKASDTVDDKIVQLTELSDTEGKVLLEEFKESWKRLKKYQEQIIFFALKNQNDKAFEISAGEGLIVRDLATKQFSRIVERNEKLMDQEKKKNISDFQYTFYFLIFLIIVSVIIVISIFLWIVRTITDRITFIANEAERIAGREFTDQKLEDPTKDELKLIFDSLVNVNESFKEVAHNANTVASGNYSIDLVPRSEKDILGTALMKMTQALRLTTSENDRHNWLTQGQNQLNEKLRGDQSIEELAQGTITFLGNYLEVRVGVIYLLDERDKSLKLIGEYAFSGGKTSEKFSLKEGLVGQAAFEQKTILLTDLKEEQIRVMSSLLDTKPTNVLVIPFLYEGQTLGVVEIGKLSQFTELEVEFCQNCMENIGISVYSAISRKKIQELLEETQAQSEELQSQQEELKQMNEELEEQTQVLRQQQEELRITNEELEEQTQALEIKNKEVEAARSDIEQKSRQLEVSSKYKSEFLANMSHELRTPLNSLLILSKDLSENNKKNLSTDQVESANIIYKSGQDLLVLINEVLDLSKIESGKMQVNVEKISVRKFVDSLLKDFKHQADKKELSLIGTVSEDCPEYISTDPQRLNQILKNLLSNSLKFTEKGKISLEIRPDGYQKILISVSDTGIGIPEEKQMSIFEAFQQADGSTSRKYGGTGLGLSISRELAKILGGHISLESKVNQGSVFSLLLPLEMKPENVPSPAERKVHLTEQVPDPIPKKVRFINSPSAEDDRSSISENDKVVLIIEDDLKFASVLIKQAHDKDFKCLSASTGEDGLILSEKYLPNAIILDLNLPGINGNTVLNELKSNPKVRHIPVHVISGNEYSIDPIKEGAVEYLVKPVNKKELEEAFNRIENFINRKMKNLLIIEDDDNSRVAMRKLIGNGDVKCFEASNGKDALKAYQENYFDCIVLDIGLPDMSGFELIYELEKIKGQTMPPIIIYTGKELTREENAELQKYAESIIIKGVKSEERLLDETALFLHRTISKLPEGKQKIINNLYDKEAIFQKKKVLLVDDDMRNVFALSKILKDRGMEVYKADNGNTALSSLDSQQDMDIVLMDIMMPEMDGYETMRRIRSERKYDKLPIIALTAKAMKDDRQKCIDAGANDYISKPVDVERLLSLMRVWLSR; the protein is encoded by the coding sequence GTGGATTTCAAAAACTTAACGATCCGTGCCAGACTTTCTTTAGGTTTTTCAGTTTTACTCGCCATATTCGCGGGTACTTCCGTATTTGTGATCAATCAGTTTTCGGAATCTAATAATCGTTTAGTGAGGATCGTAGACGGTTCCGCTAAAAGAGTAAATTTGTCGAACGAGATAATGATCGCCTTACTTGATTCCACTCGTCACGAAAAGAATATAATTATAGAGAGACGCAATGCGGAGATGCTCTATTTTAAAGACCGTTTTCAGAAGGCCAGTGATACAGTAGATGATAAAATTGTACAATTAACCGAGTTATCCGACACAGAAGGGAAGGTCTTGTTGGAAGAATTTAAGGAAAGTTGGAAACGATTAAAAAAATACCAAGAACAGATCATTTTTTTCGCACTTAAAAATCAGAATGACAAAGCGTTCGAGATCTCAGCGGGAGAAGGGCTAATCGTTCGCGATCTTGCGACGAAACAATTCTCTCGTATTGTAGAACGGAATGAAAAGCTGATGGATCAGGAGAAAAAGAAAAATATATCTGATTTTCAATATACATTCTACTTTTTGATCTTCTTAATTATTGTTTCCGTCATAATCGTTATTTCCATTTTCCTTTGGATCGTAAGAACTATAACCGATAGGATTACTTTTATTGCAAATGAGGCGGAAAGAATTGCAGGAAGGGAATTTACGGATCAGAAATTGGAAGATCCGACTAAGGACGAATTAAAATTGATCTTCGATTCTTTAGTGAATGTAAACGAAAGTTTTAAAGAAGTTGCGCATAATGCAAACACTGTGGCTTCCGGAAATTATTCCATAGATTTAGTTCCCAGATCCGAAAAGGATATTTTGGGAACGGCATTGATGAAGATGACCCAAGCACTTCGTCTTACAACCTCCGAGAACGATAGGCATAATTGGTTGACCCAAGGCCAAAATCAATTGAATGAAAAATTAAGGGGAGATCAAAGTATAGAAGAACTCGCTCAGGGAACCATCACCTTTTTGGGAAATTATTTGGAAGTCCGAGTAGGTGTGATCTATCTTTTGGATGAAAGAGATAAGTCTCTTAAATTGATCGGAGAGTATGCTTTTAGCGGTGGAAAAACTTCCGAAAAATTTTCTCTAAAAGAAGGCCTAGTTGGCCAGGCAGCTTTCGAACAAAAAACAATTCTATTAACGGATCTAAAAGAAGAACAGATAAGAGTGATGTCTTCATTATTAGATACTAAGCCGACGAATGTGTTAGTGATCCCGTTCTTATACGAAGGACAAACTTTAGGAGTGGTCGAGATCGGAAAATTGAGCCAGTTCACAGAACTGGAGGTGGAATTCTGCCAAAACTGTATGGAGAATATCGGGATAAGCGTATACTCCGCAATTTCCAGGAAGAAAATCCAAGAGTTACTCGAAGAAACCCAAGCCCAAAGTGAGGAACTCCAAAGCCAACAAGAAGAATTAAAACAAATGAATGAAGAGCTTGAGGAACAGACTCAAGTTTTAAGGCAACAACAAGAAGAACTTAGGATCACTAACGAAGAATTAGAAGAGCAGACCCAAGCTTTGGAAATAAAAAATAAGGAAGTGGAGGCTGCAAGATCGGATATAGAACAAAAAAGCAGACAATTAGAGGTCAGTAGTAAATACAAATCGGAATTTTTGGCCAACATGTCCCATGAACTAAGAACTCCGTTGAATAGCCTTTTGATCCTTTCCAAGGATCTTTCCGAAAACAATAAAAAGAACCTGAGTACTGATCAGGTGGAAAGCGCGAATATCATCTATAAAAGCGGACAAGATCTATTGGTACTTATAAATGAAGTATTAGATCTTTCTAAAATTGAATCCGGAAAAATGCAGGTTAATGTGGAGAAAATCTCCGTCCGAAAATTTGTGGATTCTTTGCTAAAGGATTTTAAACACCAGGCGGATAAAAAGGAATTAAGTTTGATCGGCACCGTTTCGGAGGATTGTCCGGAATATATTTCTACGGATCCCCAACGTTTGAACCAAATTCTAAAAAATCTATTATCCAATTCTTTAAAATTTACGGAAAAAGGAAAGATTAGCCTGGAGATCCGTCCGGATGGATATCAAAAAATCTTAATATCAGTTTCAGATACAGGGATCGGCATCCCGGAAGAAAAACAAATGTCGATATTCGAGGCATTCCAGCAAGCGGATGGAAGCACTTCTCGTAAATACGGTGGAACAGGTCTTGGATTATCTATCTCCAGAGAATTGGCTAAAATTTTAGGAGGCCATATCAGTTTGGAAAGTAAGGTGAATCAGGGATCCGTATTTTCTCTTTTATTACCTTTAGAGATGAAACCGGAAAATGTACCTTCTCCGGCCGAAAGGAAAGTTCATTTAACAGAACAAGTGCCGGATCCGATTCCTAAAAAAGTCCGATTTATCAATTCTCCGAGTGCGGAGGACGATAGATCAAGTATTTCAGAAAATGATAAAGTAGTACTTATCATAGAAGACGATTTAAAATTTGCATCCGTTCTGATCAAGCAGGCTCATGATAAGGATTTTAAATGTCTATCTGCTTCTACGGGAGAAGACGGACTGATTCTTTCCGAAAAATATTTACCTAACGCAATCATTTTGGATCTGAATCTTCCTGGAATAAACGGAAATACGGTCCTGAACGAACTCAAATCTAATCCGAAAGTTCGGCATATCCCGGTTCATGTCATTTCTGGAAATGAGTATTCCATTGATCCGATCAAAGAGGGGGCGGTGGAATATCTAGTTAAGCCTGTAAACAAAAAGGAATTGGAAGAAGCGTTCAATAGAATAGAGAATTTCATTAATCGAAAGATGAAAAATCTACTAATCATTGAGGACGACGATAATTCCAGAGTGGCGATGAGAAAGTTGATAGGAAACGGGGACGTAAAATGTTTCGAAGCGAGTAATGGTAAGGATGCGCTCAAGGCTTACCAGGAAAATTATTTCGATTGTATAGTCCTGGATATAGGTCTTCCGGATATGAGCGGATTCGAACTTATTTATGAACTTGAGAAGATAAAAGGCCAGACGATGCCTCCGATCATTATTTATACGGGCAAAGAGCTTACTCGGGAAGAGAATGCGGAACTTCAAAAGTATGCGGAGAGTATCATCATTAAGGGAGTTAAATCGGAAGAAAGACTTTTGGATGAGACAGCACTCTTCCTGCATAGGACCATCAGTAAACTTCCGGAAGGAAAACAAAAGATCATAAACAATCTATACGATAAGGAAGCGATCTTTCAAAAAAAGAAAGTCCTTCTCGTAGATGATGATATGAGAAACGTATTCGCGTTATCCAAAATTCTAAAGGATAGAGGGATGGAAGTTTATAAGGCGGATAACGGAAACACTGCCCTAAGCTCTCTGGATTCTCAGCAGGATATGGATATTGTTCTAATGGATATCATGATGCCGGAGATGGACGGTTACGAAACTATGAGAAGGATCCGATCCGAAAGAAAATACGATAAACTCCCGATCATTGCTCTTACTGCCAAAGCGATGAAAGATGATCGGCAAAAATGTATAGATGCAGGTGCAAACGATTATATCTCCAAACCTGTAGATGTAGAAAGGTTACTTTCTTTGATGAGAGTTTGGTTGAGCAGGTAA
- a CDS encoding sensor histidine kinase, protein MNTRPKILIVDDRPENLVALETVLKDLDVELIRALSGNEALKATLHNDFALALLDIQMPEMDGYELASILREEEKTARLPFIFISAVYTDNLNVFKGYERGAFSFITKPFEPQILRNKVKFFVDKHLQEISLHILNEDLKKKNDELENANKELDAFCYSVSHDLRGPLRAIEGFAKILHEDHIKDLNEDAKHLLDVIVGSTQKMDQLIDSLLLLSRTGKKEITKTIVNISELVQHTLYELQSHAQNGKTKILVGELSPALGDVSLLSQVFVNLISNAIKYSSKKEEPIVEIGCNQSNGENVYFVKDNGAGFNMKYQNRLFGVFQRLHDNRDFEGIGIGLAIVHRIITRHGGKVWAEGEVGKGATFYITLPQIQEI, encoded by the coding sequence ATGAATACCAGACCTAAAATACTGATCGTAGATGATAGACCGGAAAATCTTGTGGCTTTGGAAACTGTTTTAAAGGACCTGGATGTGGAGTTGATCCGTGCCTTGAGCGGTAACGAGGCTTTAAAGGCAACATTACATAATGATTTTGCTTTGGCATTATTGGATATTCAAATGCCGGAAATGGACGGATACGAACTTGCGAGTATTTTAAGAGAAGAGGAGAAGACTGCAAGACTTCCCTTTATTTTTATCTCAGCAGTATATACGGATAACCTGAACGTATTTAAAGGTTATGAAAGAGGTGCGTTCAGCTTTATTACGAAACCTTTCGAACCTCAGATACTCAGGAACAAGGTAAAGTTTTTCGTAGATAAACATTTGCAGGAAATTTCACTTCATATCCTGAATGAGGATCTAAAGAAAAAAAACGACGAATTGGAAAATGCGAACAAGGAATTGGATGCATTCTGTTATTCCGTTTCTCATGATCTGAGAGGACCATTACGCGCTATCGAAGGTTTTGCTAAAATTCTTCATGAAGATCATATCAAGGATCTGAACGAGGACGCGAAACATTTATTGGATGTGATCGTCGGGAGTACTCAGAAGATGGATCAGCTGATAGATAGTCTTCTTTTACTCTCCAGAACGGGTAAAAAAGAGATCACCAAAACGATTGTGAATATTTCGGAATTGGTGCAGCATACATTATACGAACTCCAATCGCATGCGCAAAATGGAAAAACTAAGATACTGGTGGGTGAATTGTCTCCGGCGCTCGGGGACGTATCATTACTCTCACAGGTTTTCGTTAATCTAATATCTAACGCAATCAAGTATTCATCTAAAAAAGAGGAACCGATCGTTGAAATAGGATGTAACCAATCGAATGGAGAGAATGTTTACTTCGTAAAGGATAACGGCGCCGGTTTTAATATGAAATACCAGAATAGACTTTTCGGAGTATTTCAGAGATTACATGATAATAGGGACTTCGAAGGTATAGGTATCGGGCTTGCAATCGTACATAGGATTATTACTAGGCATGGTGGAAAAGTTTGGGCGGAAGGCGAAGTGGGCAAGGGTGCAACCTTCTATATTACACTTCCTCAGATCCAAGAAATTTAA
- the soxR gene encoding redox-sensitive transcriptional activator SoxR produces MVDKDEFLSIGQVSKRSGVASSALRFYEERGLIRSVRAGSGHRQYPRHVLRRIAFVVFAQRVGLSLDEIAAEIAKLPEDHTPNGQDWSKLSKTWSLRIEEKIAELHRLKNGLSVCIGCGCLSLLTCKLANPQDKLGRYGSGPLRWMGKPKKQN; encoded by the coding sequence ATGGTGGATAAGGATGAATTTTTAAGTATCGGGCAGGTATCCAAAAGAAGCGGGGTCGCTTCTTCTGCATTACGTTTTTATGAAGAAAGAGGACTGATCCGTTCCGTAAGAGCAGGTTCCGGGCATAGACAATATCCAAGACATGTTTTGAGAAGGATCGCTTTCGTAGTATTTGCACAAAGAGTAGGACTCTCCTTGGATGAGATTGCTGCAGAGATCGCGAAACTTCCCGAAGATCATACTCCCAACGGGCAAGATTGGTCCAAACTTTCTAAAACTTGGAGTTTACGTATAGAGGAGAAGATAGCGGAACTTCACAGATTGAAGAACGGACTTTCTGTTTGTATCGGTTGCGGTTGCCTTTCCCTACTTACATGTAAATTGGCAAACCCTCAAGATAAGTTAGGAAGATATGGAAGCGGCCCTTTACGCTGGATGGGCAAACCTAAAAAACAAAATTAA
- a CDS encoding NADPH-dependent FMN reductase, translating into MLLEKISTGSGLRLGIILASTRKGRFGETVAKWFEDISKQDYRFETDLIDLSEFSLPWDMSKNMDSDLPLFSDRIAEADAFVVITPEYNHGYPAYLKLAIDSLHEEWNAKPLGFVSYGGSSGGLRAVEQLRNVFAELRMTTIRDCVSFHWAHARFHNGRPTEEFRYSSSAEKLLNELYWWGNVLKQARMNFPRSVLRS; encoded by the coding sequence ATGTTATTAGAAAAGATCAGTACCGGCTCCGGCCTGAGATTAGGAATTATATTAGCTAGTACTAGAAAGGGTAGATTCGGAGAAACTGTAGCGAAATGGTTCGAAGATATCTCTAAACAAGATTACAGATTCGAGACTGATTTAATAGATCTTTCTGAATTTTCTTTGCCTTGGGACATGTCAAAGAATATGGACTCGGATCTTCCTTTATTCTCGGACAGAATAGCAGAAGCGGATGCTTTTGTAGTTATTACACCGGAGTATAACCACGGATATCCTGCATATTTAAAGTTGGCAATTGACTCACTTCATGAAGAATGGAATGCGAAGCCTCTTGGATTTGTTTCCTATGGAGGAAGTTCCGGCGGTTTAAGAGCGGTGGAGCAACTTCGTAATGTATTTGCGGAATTGAGAATGACCACCATTCGAGACTGTGTTAGTTTTCATTGGGCTCATGCCAGGTTCCATAACGGAAGACCTACAGAGGAATTTCGTTACTCATCTTCGGCTGAGAAATTATTGAATGAATTGTATTGGTGGGGAAACGTTTTGAAACAAGCTAGAATGAATTTCCCACGATCCGTTCTGAGGTCCTGA
- a CDS encoding MFS transporter: protein MKFTFSKYQIFVVALLAFIQFTVVLDFMILSPLGVQVMDQLKISTTKFGLVVSAYAFSAGISGILAAGFADRFDRKKMLLFFYTGFVLGTVLCGIAPNYEFLLFARIVTGLFGGVIASISFAIIADLFPMEARGRVMGLVMTAFAASQVFGLPIGVFFSNLWGWQSPFWMIAIISGLVGVAALIKLEPIVSHLSERTENRAIKHLATTAGNSNYLPGFLATMLLATGGYMLMPFGSAFSVHNLGITLEDLPLVYFVTGVVSMAAGPLIGRAADKFGKYPVFLISSLIACGILFYYTAMGITPLWFVILINSALFVVITGRVISAQALNSAMPELRDRGAYMAISSSLQQLSGGIASYAAGLIVVQTPSGYIQGYPNLGYVVVVAILITVAIMYKVNEYVSSKHPAPAKSESEAALASET from the coding sequence ATGAAATTTACGTTTAGTAAATACCAAATCTTTGTAGTAGCCTTATTGGCATTTATCCAATTCACGGTGGTTCTTGATTTTATGATCTTATCTCCATTAGGAGTTCAGGTCATGGATCAACTGAAAATATCCACAACCAAGTTCGGTTTGGTAGTTTCCGCTTATGCATTTAGCGCGGGGATTTCCGGGATCTTGGCTGCCGGTTTTGCGGACAGATTCGATCGTAAAAAGATGCTTCTATTCTTTTATACCGGTTTTGTTTTAGGAACTGTTCTTTGTGGGATCGCACCAAATTACGAATTTCTACTATTTGCAAGAATTGTAACAGGTCTTTTCGGCGGGGTAATCGCTTCTATCAGCTTTGCGATCATTGCGGATCTATTTCCAATGGAAGCTAGAGGAAGAGTGATGGGACTTGTGATGACTGCATTTGCGGCCAGTCAAGTTTTCGGTCTTCCGATCGGAGTCTTCTTTTCTAACCTTTGGGGATGGCAGTCTCCTTTCTGGATGATTGCTATTATTAGCGGTCTTGTGGGAGTTGCGGCTCTAATTAAGTTGGAACCGATCGTTTCTCACCTGAGTGAAAGAACTGAAAATAGAGCGATCAAACATTTGGCTACAACCGCAGGAAATTCGAATTATCTTCCTGGATTTTTAGCAACGATGCTCCTTGCGACCGGTGGTTATATGCTTATGCCTTTCGGTTCTGCATTCAGTGTTCATAATTTAGGAATTACTTTAGAAGATCTTCCTTTGGTATATTTTGTGACCGGGGTCGTGAGTATGGCAGCAGGTCCTTTGATCGGTAGAGCAGCGGACAAATTCGGAAAATATCCTGTGTTCCTTATCTCCTCTCTAATTGCTTGCGGGATACTTTTCTATTACACTGCTATGGGAATTACTCCTCTTTGGTTTGTAATATTGATCAACTCTGCGTTATTCGTGGTGATTACGGGTAGAGTGATCTCTGCTCAAGCATTGAATTCTGCGATGCCTGAGCTTAGAGATAGAGGCGCTTATATGGCGATTAGCTCTTCTCTGCAGCAGTTATCCGGTGGAATTGCTTCTTACGCGGCTGGACTGATCGTTGTCCAAACTCCTAGCGGATATATCCAAGGATATCCAAACTTGGGTTATGTTGTGGTTGTAGCCATTCTGATCACTGTTGCCATCATGTATAAGGTGAATGAATACGTTTCTTCTAAACATCCGGCTCCTGCTAAGAGTGAATCCGAAGCGGCTCTCGCTTCAGAAACCTAA
- a CDS encoding OsmC family protein — protein sequence MSDIEVTVLSTPENYKTILRSKNHEVIADESKEDGGGDLGPSPHEYLLLSLGACTDITVRMYAQRKKMDLKEVIVELNLTKWTDHTEIERTVILTGNLSEQERERLLQVANACPVHKTLTHPIQIETKLG from the coding sequence ATGAGCGACATAGAAGTAACAGTACTCAGCACTCCGGAAAATTATAAAACGATCCTTCGTAGTAAGAACCACGAAGTAATCGCGGACGAATCTAAAGAAGATGGAGGAGGAGATCTGGGACCTTCTCCACATGAATACCTTCTTCTTTCCTTGGGAGCTTGTACCGACATCACTGTCAGAATGTATGCCCAAAGAAAGAAGATGGATCTGAAAGAAGTGATTGTAGAATTAAATCTCACCAAATGGACAGATCATACTGAGATTGAAAGGACTGTAATATTAACGGGCAATTTGAGCGAGCAGGAAAGAGAAAGACTTTTACAAGTTGCAAATGCTTGCCCAGTTCACAAAACCCTGACCCATCCTATCCAAATAGAGACCAAACTGGGTTAA
- a CDS encoding GAF domain-containing sensor histidine kinase yields MQGFSNIDQEPSYGSFSEPFPRESEGFSNDDPIDRSNPEDQNTKDELLKKISVLNLLQQVATAANEANDVESVLQFSVDRICAIADWKLGLVCLVLEESERPEYSSISFSREEKFLKEFRNLLRSKSKKEESILTERVRSGRKPILLENFPSYLKGDIKELSLKAGVEEAIGIPILVKENLVGVLEFYSGNKSTDPSFFEAVSHISSQIGRVFERRDAENHLKTSGEQLRALSARLQEVREEERLLVAREIHDELGQLLTVLKIDLTLLKNNFQKSKSSDSVVSELLSMIKVADSGIESVQRIATELRPLILEDLGLLEGIEWYAKDFEKRTGIRCEIRIPVGILSLEKDASIALFRIFQEALTNAARHSKASSIQVSCLEEGRFLILKIQDNGIGIDPKKMNQSKSLGLIGMRERAVVLGGEVSISGGPGKGASVIVKIPISNRNKEDFL; encoded by the coding sequence GTGCAAGGCTTTTCGAATATCGACCAAGAGCCGAGTTACGGTTCCTTCTCCGAACCTTTTCCTCGCGAATCCGAAGGATTTTCTAACGATGATCCTATTGATAGATCTAATCCGGAAGATCAAAACACTAAAGACGAACTTTTAAAAAAGATCTCCGTTCTGAATCTTCTACAACAAGTGGCCACTGCCGCAAACGAAGCAAATGATGTAGAATCAGTACTTCAATTTTCCGTTGATCGGATTTGTGCGATTGCAGATTGGAAATTGGGTCTTGTATGTTTAGTGTTGGAAGAATCTGAAAGGCCGGAATATTCGTCCATCTCCTTCTCCAGAGAAGAAAAATTCCTGAAAGAGTTTAGGAATTTATTAAGAAGCAAATCCAAAAAAGAAGAATCCATTCTTACCGAAAGAGTTAGAAGCGGTAGAAAACCTATACTACTCGAAAACTTTCCTTCTTATTTAAAAGGAGATATAAAAGAACTTTCACTCAAAGCGGGGGTCGAAGAAGCGATTGGGATCCCTATCTTAGTAAAAGAAAATCTGGTAGGTGTTCTCGAATTTTATTCGGGAAATAAATCTACTGACCCTTCTTTTTTTGAAGCTGTTTCTCATATCAGCTCTCAGATAGGAAGGGTATTTGAAAGAAGGGATGCAGAGAATCATCTTAAAACCTCAGGCGAGCAGCTACGAGCATTATCCGCCAGGCTACAAGAGGTAAGGGAAGAAGAAAGATTACTCGTAGCAAGAGAAATCCACGACGAATTAGGGCAATTATTAACTGTTCTTAAAATAGATCTTACATTATTAAAAAATAATTTTCAAAAGTCTAAGAGCTCCGATTCCGTAGTGTCTGAACTTCTATCCATGATCAAAGTGGCTGACTCAGGTATCGAATCAGTACAAAGGATCGCCACCGAACTTAGACCCTTAATTTTAGAGGATTTGGGCTTATTAGAAGGAATTGAGTGGTATGCCAAAGATTTTGAAAAAAGAACAGGAATTCGCTGCGAAATCAGGATCCCAGTAGGAATTCTATCTCTGGAGAAAGACGCATCTATCGCATTATTCCGTATTTTTCAAGAAGCATTAACTAACGCAGCAAGGCATTCAAAGGCGAGTTCTATTCAGGTTTCCTGTCTGGAAGAAGGTCGATTTCTAATTCTGAAAATCCAGGACAATGGAATAGGAATAGATCCTAAAAAGATGAATCAATCTAAGTCACTCGGACTGATCGGGATGAGAGAAAGAGCAGTAGTTTTAGGCGGAGAAGTTTCCATCTCCGGTGGGCCAGGGAAGGGCGCAAGTGTGATCGTAAAAATACCAATCTCAAATCGAAATAAGGAGGATTTCCTATGA